The following proteins come from a genomic window of Populus nigra chromosome 6, ddPopNigr1.1, whole genome shotgun sequence:
- the LOC133696207 gene encoding signal peptidase complex subunit 1-like isoform X2 — MDWQGQKQAELWMQILLLVFAAAALATGYIIGSFRMMMLIYAGGVVFTTLVTVPNWPFFNRHPLKWLDPSEAEKHPKPQKAVVSKDKKKSSKK; from the coding sequence aTGGATTGGCAAGGACAGAAACAAGCGGAGCTATGGATGCAGATACTGCTGTTAGTTTTCGCCGCGGCGGCTTTAGCTACAGGTTATATAATAGGATCGTTTCGAATGATGATGCTAATTTACGCCGGTGGAGTGGTTTTCACCACACTGGTTActgtccctaattggcccttctTCAATCGCCATCCTCTCAAGTGGTTGGACCCAAGCGAAGCTGAGAAGCACCCTAAGCCACAGAAGGCTGTGGTTTCCAAGGACAAGAAGAAATCGTCCAAGAAGTAG
- the LOC133697248 gene encoding probable nucleoredoxin 1: MATEDVSLDLSKLLSSEERDFLIRNNGDQVTVSNLVGKIVGFYFSGSWCGPCRNFTPLLVEVYKQLSSKGDFEVVFISSDRDDESFNTYFSEMPWLAIPFSDTETRKRLKEVFKVRGIPNLVIFDTNGKVSCDNGVSTVKEHGVDGYPFNLDRLNFLKEQEENAKKNQTISSILVSSSRDYVISNDGKKIPVLDLEGKLVGLYFSIHAHRVCREFTPKLVELYKRLKEKGEDFEVVLISLDFEEEHFKESFETMPWLALPFKDKSCEKLARYFELRTIPNLVILGQDGKTLNPNVAELIEDYGIEAYPFTPEKLDELAAIEKAKLESQTLESVLVNGENDFVIDKSGSKVRVSDLVGKNILLYFSAQWCPPCRAFLPKLIEAYHTIKAKDNAFEVIFISSDSDQSTFDEFYSEMPWLALPFGDERKQILSRKFKIQGIPAAVAIGPSGRTITKEARMHLTAYGADAFPFTEEHLKQLEEELEEKAKGWPEKVKHELHTEHELIRTKRKAYVCNGCRGTGHSWSFYCKQCDFDLHPKCALKEDEDTGSEKGKEGGVCDGDVCRRA, translated from the exons ATGGCCACCGAAGACGTTTCTCTCGACCTTTCAAAGCTTCTTTCTTCAGAAGAGAGGGACTTTCTCATCCGCAACAATGGTGATCAG gttACGGTCAGCAATTTGGTTGGGAAGATTGTGGGATTCTATTTCTCTGGTTCGTGGTGCGGGCCGTGCCGTAATTTCACGCCGTTGTTGGTAGAAGTCTATAAACAGCTATCATCCAAAGGGGACTTTGAGGTGGTCTTCATTTCTTCTGACAGAGATGATGAATCCTTCAACACATACTTCTCCGAAATGCCATGGCTTGCTATTCCCTTCTCTGATACGGAGACCCGCAAACGTCTTAAGGAAGTGTTCAAAGTAAGAGGGATCCCTAATCTTGTCATTTTTGATACGAATGGCAAGGTTTCCTGCGATAATGGAGTCAGCACTGTCAAGGAACATGGCGTGGATGGGTATCCGTTCAACCTTGATAGACTGAATTTCCTGAAAGAGCAAGAAGAGAATGCTAAGAAGAATCAAACCATAAGCTCTATCTTGGTTTCAAGCTCACGTGATTATGTGATTTCAAATGATGGAAAAAAG ATCCCTGTGTTGGACCTTGAAGGAAAATTGGTTGGCTTGTATTTCTCAATCCATGCTCATAGGGTGTGCCGTGAATTCACTCCTAAACTAGTGGAATTATACAAGAGGCTCAAGGAAAAAGGAGAGGACTTTGAAGTAGTCCTAATATCTCTAGACTTTGAGGAAGAACACTTCAAAGAGAGTTTTGAGACAATGCCTTGGTTGGCATTGCCGTTTAAGGACAAGAGCTGCGAGAAGCTAGCGCGGTATTTTGAACTTAGAACCATTCCTAATCTTGTCATACTTGGCCAAGATGGGAAGACTTTGAACCCAAATGTAGCTGAACTCATCGAAGACTATGGAATTGAAGCCTACCCATTTACACCGGAAAAGCTTGACGAGCTAGCTGCAATTGAAAAGGCAAAACTGGAATCGCAGACGCTTGAGTCAGTTTTGGTTAATGGGGAAAATGATTTTGTGATTGACAAAAGTGGATCcaag GTCCGAGTGTCTGATCTAGTTGGAAAGAACATTCTTCTTTACTTCTCAGCTCAATGGTGCCCTCCATGTCGTGCCTTTTTACCCAAGCTAATTGAAGCATACCACACAATTAAAGCAAAAGACAATGCATTTGAGGTGATCTTCATCTCAAGTGACAGCGATCAATCCACCTTTGACGAGTTCTATTCAGAAATGCCTTGGTTAGCCCTTCCATTTGGTGATGAAAGGAAACAAATCCTGAGTcggaaattcaaaattcaaggcATTCCTGCAGCTGTAGCGATTGGCCCAAGTGGCCGGACCATTACCAAGGAAGCTCGGATGCACTTGACAGCTTACGGGGCAGATGCTTTTCCATTTACCGAGGAGCATCTAAAGCAATTGGAGGAGGAGCTTGAGGAAAAGGCAAAGGGGTGGCCAGAGAAAGTGAAACACGAACTTCATACTGAGCATGAGCTGATTCGTACTAAACGCAAAGCATATGTTTGCAATGGCTGTCGTGGAACAGGACATAGTTGGTCTTTCTATTGCAAACAATGTGACTTTGATCTTCACCCTAAGTGTGCTTTGAAGGAAGATGAAGATACTGGAAGTGAAAAGGGAAAGGAAGGAGGGGTCTGCGATGGAGATGTGTGCCGCAGAGCTTAA
- the LOC133697790 gene encoding probable nucleoredoxin 1 — protein MANEDVSHDLSSLLSSEERDFLIRHNGDQVRVSNLVGKIVGFYFSGSWCGPCRNFTPLLVEVYEQLSSKGDFEVVFISSDGDDESFNTYFSEMPWLAIPFSDTETRQRLKELFKVKGIPRLVIFDTNGKVSCDNGVKPVKEHGVDGYPFNLDRLNFLKEQEENAKKNQTISSILASSSRDYVISNDAKKIPVLDLEGKLVGLYFSAHAHRMCREFTPKLVELYKTLKEKRENFEIVLISLDDEEDDFKESFETMPWLALPFKDKSCEKLVRYFELRTIPNLVIIGQDGKTLNPNVAELIEEHGIEAYPFTPEKLDELAAIEKAKLESQTLESVLVNGENDFVIDKSGSKVPVSELVGKNILLYFSAQWCPPCRAFLPKLIEAYHTIKRKDNAFEVIFISSDRDQSTFDEFYSEMPWLALPFGDGRKQILSRKFKIQGIPAAIAIGPSGRTITKEARMHLTAYGADAFPFTEEHLKQLEEELEEKAKGWPEKVKHELHTEHELIRTKRSAYGCDGCGETGYRWSFYCKQCDFDLHPKCALKEDEDTGSEKGKEGGVCDGGVCRRA, from the exons ATGGCAAACGAAGACGTCTCGCACGACCTTTCATCCCTTCTTTCGTCGGAAGAGAGGGACTTTCTCATCCGCCACAATGGTGACCAG GTTAGGGTCAGCAATTTGGTGGGGAAGATTGTGGGATTCTATTTCTCTGGTTCCTGGTGCGGGCCGTGCCGTAATTTCACTCCGTTGTTGGTAGAAGTCTATGAACAGCTATCATCCAAAGGGGACTTTGAGGTGGTCTTCATTTCTTCTGACGGAGACGATGAATCCTTCAACACCTACTTCTCCGAAATGCCATGGCTTGCTATTCCCTTCTCTGATACCGAGACCCGCCAACGTCTCAAGGAATTGTTCAAAGTAAAAGGGATCCCTAGACTTGTCATTTTTGATACTAATGGTAAGGTTTCCTGCGATAATGGAGTCAAACCTGTCAAGGAACATGGCGTGGATGGGTATCCGTTCAACCTTGATAGACTGAACTTCCTAAAAGAGCAAGAAGAGAATGCTAAGAAGAATCAAACCATAAGCTCTATCTTGGCTTCCAGCTCACGTGATTATGTGATTTCAAATGATGCAAAAAAG ATCCCTGTGTTGGACCTTGAAGGAAAATTGGTTGGCTTGTATTTTTCAGCCCATGCTCATAGGATGTGCCGTGAATTCACTCCTAAACTAGTGGAATTGTATAAGACGctcaaggaaaaaagagagaacttTGAAATAGTCCTAATATCTCTAGACGACGAAGAAGACGACTTCAAAGAGAGTTTTGAGACAATGCCTTGGTTGGCATTGCCTTTTAAGGACAAGAGCTGCGAGAAGCTAGTGCGGTATTTTGAACTTAGAACCATTCCTAATCTTGTCATAATTGGCCAAGATGGGAAGACTTTGAACCCAAATGTAGCTGAACTGATCGAAGAACATGGTATTGAAGCCTACCCATTTACACCGGAAAAGCTTGACGAGCTAGCTGCAATTGAAAAGGCAAAACTGGAATCGCAGACGCTTGAGTCAGTTTTGGTTAATGGGGAAAATGATTTTGTGATTGACAAAAGTGGCTCcaag GTCCCAGTGTCTGAACTAGTTGGAAAGAACATTCTTCTTTACTTCTCAGCTCAATGGTGCCCTCCATGTCGTGCCTTTTTACCCAAGCTAATTGAAGCATACcacacaattaaaagaaaagacaatGCATTTGAGGTGATCTTCATCTCAAGTGACAGAGATCAATCCACCTTTGACGAGTTCTATTCAGAAATGCCTTGGTTAGCCCTTCCATTTGGTGATGGAAGGAAACAAATCCTGAGTcggaaattcaaaattcaaggcATTCCTGCTGCTATAGCGATTGGCCCAAGTGGGCGGACCATTACCAAGGAAGCTCGGATGCACTTGACAGCTTACGGGGCAGATGCTTTTCCATTTACCGAGGAGCATCTAAAGCAACTGGAGGAGGAGCTTGAGGAAAAGGCAAAGGGGTGGCCAGAGAAAGTGAAACACGAACTTCATACCGAGCATGAGCTGATACGTACTAAACGCAGTGCATATGGTTGCGATGGCTGCGGGGAAACGGGATATAGGTGGTCTTTCTATTGCAAACAATGTGACTTTGATCTTCACCCCAAGTGTGCTTTGAAGGAAGATGAAGATACTGGAAGTGAAAAGGGAAAGGAAGGAGGGGTCTGCGATGGAGGTGTGTGCCGCAGAGCTTAA
- the LOC133696207 gene encoding signal peptidase complex subunit 1-like isoform X1 — MDWQGQKQAELWMQILLLVFAAAALATGYIIGSFRMMMLIYAGGVVFTTLVTVPNWPFFNRHPLKWLDPSEAEKHPKPQKAVVSKDKKKSSKKVTAAG, encoded by the exons aTGGATTGGCAAGGACAGAAACAAGCGGAGCTATGGATGCAGATACTGCTGTTAGTTTTCGCCGCGGCGGCTTTAGCTACAGGTTATATAATAGGATCGTTTCGAATGATGATGCTAATTTACGCCGGTGGAGTGGTTTTCACCACACTGGTTActgtccctaattggcccttctTCAATCGCCATCCTCTCAAGTGGTTGGACCCAAGCGAAGCTGAGAAGCACCCTAAGCCACAGAAGGCTGTGGTTTCCAAGGACAAGAAGAAATCGTCCAAGAA AGTGACAGCAGCTGGTTAA